One window from the genome of Kaistella carnis encodes:
- the tamL gene encoding translocation and assembly module lipoprotein TamL, which yields MSRNHLSKYFQKYYLFFSSAITVMFLYACSTTKKVPDGDYLLTKNNYRYEDGKLYSDNIPDHVSQKPNKKQLFLFPLGLWLYNATNPKYDSILAEYMTYPSEVRDQKLRDSLFVKYEHPEYVGKSLFYERFMQNLGQPPVILDQGKTETSANSIRKYLVYRGYWDSDVKFSHDLDSANKKAQANYLITHKDPTYISDYYYNIPDANIKNIYEKNLRKSLIRGKDILDQAVLEKEVKRINELMKESGYYRFNSSNEEIYFTADTLQSRKNVPLTMDVRKDSANTPYKLTTIGNVKVHLLSKLSDSVDTVKDSLLRINFYKLDDQYKTLALWRPIILRPGEVYDQKNLDLTKRNISAMNNFSIIKYDEILRKTDDSILDVSYYLAPLPKYDLKIATDLNYSQILNFGVSPSVDLTSRNIFGGAENLTTSLSGIFGSVKSSKNTDKRSLAYEISAQVALNFPRLLLPFKTWKVVPKRYSPNSSINLGTSVQDNIGLGRIGFNASLNYFANANDIVSHRLSVFNTQLSFTQNKDRYYDFFPRDQDVRDKIFQIYSPALWQDFQNGLITSDDLSSTIVADTGFQESLSGDQRSDLNTFLQSLINKDRQTQNILISSIIYNFVYNEIGKKDRPNPFYFNGKFEMAGNVFSIFNSSRKEDGIVTGPSRTIFNIPYSQFVKFDFDVRKYFTFNNEKQTLALRQFIGIGIPYGNSSSMPFVRSYFNGGSNDIRAWRVFGGLGPADSQLDEKVRSYVMDNVKLTTNIEYRMPFTDMFEGAAFVDAGNIWSLKDSGFGDQFKFNKFISQMGVGTGVGLRINVAYITLRLDAAYKVYDPNKPVGDRWVISKWQPLKPVLNFAFGYPF from the coding sequence ATGAGCCGTAATCATTTATCAAAATATTTTCAAAAGTATTACTTATTTTTTTCATCTGCAATCACGGTTATGTTTTTGTACGCCTGCAGTACCACGAAAAAAGTTCCAGATGGTGATTATCTTTTGACCAAAAATAATTACCGCTACGAAGATGGTAAACTCTATTCTGATAATATTCCCGATCACGTAAGTCAAAAACCCAATAAAAAACAGCTTTTTCTTTTTCCTTTGGGATTATGGTTGTACAACGCTACGAATCCAAAATACGATTCCATCCTTGCAGAATATATGACCTATCCGTCCGAAGTCAGAGATCAAAAACTTCGGGACTCCCTCTTCGTAAAATATGAGCATCCTGAATATGTAGGAAAAAGTCTCTTCTATGAGAGATTTATGCAGAATTTAGGTCAGCCGCCTGTTATTTTGGATCAGGGAAAAACGGAAACCAGTGCAAATTCTATTCGAAAATATTTGGTCTACAGAGGATATTGGGACTCCGATGTTAAATTCAGTCACGATCTAGATTCTGCAAACAAAAAAGCACAAGCAAATTACCTTATCACTCACAAAGATCCTACCTACATTAGCGATTACTATTATAATATTCCAGATGCAAATATTAAAAATATTTATGAAAAAAATTTAAGAAAGTCGTTGATTCGTGGTAAAGATATTTTGGATCAGGCCGTTCTGGAAAAGGAGGTAAAAAGAATCAATGAGCTGATGAAAGAATCGGGTTATTATAGGTTCAATAGTTCAAATGAAGAAATTTATTTTACTGCAGACACTTTGCAAAGCAGAAAAAATGTGCCATTAACAATGGATGTACGGAAAGATTCTGCAAATACACCGTACAAGTTGACAACTATTGGGAATGTTAAAGTTCATCTTTTGAGTAAACTTTCGGATTCTGTAGATACTGTGAAAGATTCTCTTTTACGAATTAATTTTTATAAACTCGATGATCAGTATAAAACACTCGCACTGTGGAGACCTATTATTTTGCGCCCGGGAGAAGTATATGATCAAAAAAATCTGGATTTAACAAAGCGAAATATTTCTGCGATGAATAATTTCAGCATTATTAAATACGACGAGATTTTGCGCAAGACCGATGACAGTATTTTAGATGTTAGTTATTATTTAGCGCCGCTTCCTAAATATGATTTAAAAATAGCAACGGATCTTAATTATTCTCAAATCCTCAACTTCGGTGTTTCGCCTTCTGTTGATCTTACGAGCCGTAATATTTTTGGTGGCGCAGAGAACTTAACGACCAGTCTCTCCGGGATTTTCGGCTCCGTAAAGAGCTCAAAAAACACAGACAAACGGAGTTTGGCTTATGAAATTTCAGCGCAGGTTGCCCTGAATTTCCCTCGCTTACTCCTTCCCTTTAAAACTTGGAAGGTGGTTCCCAAAAGGTACTCCCCTAATTCTTCCATCAATTTAGGAACTTCGGTTCAGGATAATATCGGGTTGGGCAGAATTGGTTTTAATGCCAGTTTAAATTATTTTGCGAATGCCAATGATATTGTATCACACCGGCTTTCGGTTTTTAATACGCAATTAAGCTTTACACAAAACAAAGATCGATATTACGATTTCTTTCCACGTGATCAGGATGTACGCGATAAAATATTCCAAATTTATTCCCCGGCCTTATGGCAGGATTTTCAGAACGGTTTAATTACTTCCGATGATTTGTCATCTACAATTGTAGCAGATACAGGTTTTCAGGAATCATTATCCGGAGACCAACGTTCGGATCTCAATACTTTTCTGCAATCCTTGATTAATAAAGACCGGCAAACACAAAACATCTTAATTTCCTCCATAATCTATAACTTTGTTTATAATGAAATCGGTAAAAAAGATCGTCCAAATCCTTTCTACTTTAATGGAAAATTTGAAATGGCAGGAAATGTCTTCAGCATATTTAACAGCAGCAGAAAAGAAGATGGAATTGTTACGGGACCTTCCAGAACGATTTTCAATATTCCGTATTCCCAGTTTGTAAAATTTGATTTTGATGTTAGAAAATATTTCACCTTTAATAATGAAAAGCAAACGCTTGCATTAAGACAGTTTATAGGAATTGGAATCCCTTATGGAAACTCCTCCAGTATGCCTTTTGTTCGGTCCTATTTTAACGGAGGATCAAATGACATTCGTGCTTGGCGAGTCTTTGGAGGCTTAGGTCCGGCAGATTCTCAACTTGATGAAAAGGTTCGTTCTTATGTCATGGACAATGTAAAACTAACAACCAATATTGAATACAGAATGCCATTCACAGACATGTTCGAAGGTGCTGCTTTTGTAGATGCCGGAAATATCTGGAGCTTAAAAGACAGCGGCTTTGGTGATCAGTTTAAGTTCAATAAATTTATTTCTCAAATGGGGGTTGGAACTGGAGTTGGTTTAAGAATTAATGTTGCCTACATCACCTTACGATTAGATGCCGCTTATAAAGTGTACGATCCAAATAAACCTGTGGGCGACCGCTGGGTGATCAGCAAATGGCAACCTTTAAAACCGGTCTTGAATTTTGCTTTTGGATATCCTTTCTAA
- a CDS encoding M20/M25/M40 family metallo-hydrolase codes for MKQSTPLICVAFFSLSFFISAQEKNLQNIQKLTFGGDNAEAYFSPDGKKLTMQVTNPAIGAHCDQIYLLDLTKKNIGTKDLQLVSTGDGRTTCSFFMPDGKHILYASTHESNKACPEKPAPRSDGKYLWQVYAEFDIYVADLKGKITKKLTDSPGYDAEAVVSPDGKYIVFTSMRSGDLELWRMDIDGKNLKQLTSGLGYDGGAFFSRDSKKLVFRSSRPTSPEEIKDYKELLAQNLVAPTNMEIYTMNIDGSDLKQVTHLGKANWSPYFHPSDKKIVFSSNHHSTRGYDFQIYSVDLDGNNLKQITYESMFNAFPMFSPDGKKFVFSSNRQGDKPNETNVFIADWVDTDESENVAEKNLRNHITYLASDDLQGRLAGSLGEKKASDYLVKEFKKLKLQPFPGKDYIQSFEYAVKLNPHEESTSVKINARNVIGYLDNKGSKTILIGAHYDHLGLNEHHNSTLMNSEGQIHNGADDNASGVSTVLELARMFSQNKTKEKANYIFALFSGEEDGLMGSKYMADHLPTGKKIDLMINLDMVGRLNKDKDLSVGGVGTSPLFSNYIEKYKPAGVNIAIDSSGVGPSDHTSFYLKDIPVLFLFTGTHSDYHKPSDDTEKINFEGVRMITNYVFGLANALSEAEKIPFTKTKMSESKSVPKYKVTLGIMPSYADTKDGLHIDGVTDNRPGANAGMVAGDVLTKIGKCEIKEVYSYMECLAKVNSGEELPVTVVRDGKEMILKVKF; via the coding sequence ATGAAGCAATCTACCCCGTTAATTTGTGTTGCATTTTTCAGTCTTTCTTTTTTTATTTCGGCTCAGGAAAAGAATCTACAAAATATTCAGAAACTTACTTTTGGAGGTGACAATGCAGAAGCCTATTTTTCTCCAGACGGAAAAAAACTGACCATGCAGGTTACCAATCCTGCAATTGGAGCACATTGTGATCAGATTTATCTTTTAGATTTAACTAAAAAAAATATAGGAACTAAAGATTTGCAATTGGTTTCTACGGGAGATGGCCGAACAACCTGCTCCTTTTTCATGCCCGATGGTAAACATATTTTATATGCATCAACCCATGAATCCAATAAAGCATGTCCTGAAAAACCCGCGCCACGCTCTGATGGAAAATATCTTTGGCAGGTATATGCCGAATTTGATATTTATGTCGCAGATTTAAAAGGAAAAATAACTAAAAAACTAACCGATTCACCTGGATATGATGCAGAGGCTGTCGTTTCGCCGGATGGAAAATATATTGTTTTTACTTCCATGAGAAGCGGTGATCTGGAACTTTGGAGGATGGATATTGATGGTAAAAATTTAAAACAGTTGACTTCAGGTTTAGGTTATGACGGTGGTGCATTTTTTTCACGTGATTCAAAAAAGCTTGTTTTTCGTTCTTCAAGACCAACTTCTCCGGAAGAAATCAAAGATTACAAGGAACTACTCGCACAAAATCTTGTGGCCCCCACCAATATGGAAATTTACACCATGAATATTGACGGAAGCGATTTAAAACAAGTCACTCATCTAGGTAAAGCGAACTGGTCACCTTACTTTCATCCTTCAGATAAAAAGATCGTTTTTTCCTCCAATCATCATTCTACAAGAGGCTATGATTTCCAGATTTATTCCGTAGATCTGGACGGAAATAATTTAAAGCAAATTACGTATGAAAGTATGTTTAACGCGTTTCCGATGTTTTCCCCAGACGGTAAAAAGTTTGTCTTCTCCAGCAATCGGCAGGGCGATAAACCAAATGAAACCAATGTATTTATTGCAGACTGGGTTGATACCGATGAGTCTGAAAATGTAGCAGAAAAAAATCTTAGAAATCACATTACTTATTTGGCTTCTGATGATTTACAGGGAAGATTGGCGGGAAGTCTTGGCGAGAAAAAAGCATCTGACTACCTTGTTAAGGAATTTAAAAAACTGAAACTTCAACCATTTCCCGGTAAAGATTATATTCAGTCTTTCGAATATGCGGTGAAATTAAATCCACATGAAGAAAGCACTTCCGTAAAAATAAATGCCAGAAATGTCATCGGTTACTTAGATAATAAGGGCTCTAAAACAATTCTGATTGGTGCGCACTACGATCATTTGGGATTAAATGAGCATCACAATTCTACTTTGATGAATTCTGAAGGTCAAATTCACAACGGCGCAGATGATAATGCTTCTGGGGTTTCCACGGTTTTAGAATTGGCGAGAATGTTTTCACAAAATAAAACGAAGGAAAAAGCCAATTATATTTTCGCTCTTTTTTCCGGAGAAGAAGACGGTTTAATGGGTTCGAAATATATGGCAGATCATTTACCAACAGGTAAAAAAATCGATCTAATGATTAATCTGGATATGGTGGGACGCTTGAATAAAGACAAAGATCTATCCGTGGGTGGCGTGGGAACATCGCCATTATTTTCAAATTATATTGAAAAATATAAACCTGCAGGCGTCAATATCGCGATCGACAGTTCGGGTGTAGGACCTTCCGATCACACGAGTTTTTATTTGAAAGATATTCCGGTTTTATTTCTGTTTACAGGAACGCACAGTGATTATCATAAACCGAGCGATGATACGGAAAAAATAAATTTCGAGGGTGTTAGAATGATTACCAATTACGTTTTCGGTTTGGCAAATGCTTTATCGGAAGCTGAAAAGATTCCTTTTACCAAAACAAAAATGTCTGAAAGTAAATCGGTTCCAAAATACAAAGTCACTTTGGGAATTATGCCGAGTTATGCAGATACCAAAGATGGTCTTCATATCGACGGTGTTACCGACAATCGTCCCGGAGCAAATGCCGGAATGGTTGCTGGTGACGTTTTAACAAAAATAGGCAAATGCGAAATTAAAGAAGTCTATTCTTATATGGAATGTCTTGCTAAGGTTAATTCGGGCGAAGAACTTCCGGTTACGGTTGTTCGTGACGGTAAGGAAATGATTTTAAAAGTGAAGTTTTAA
- a CDS encoding DNA gyrase/topoisomerase IV subunit A: MEEQENHQEESLRKVSGLYKDWFLDYASYVILDRAIPSIFDGFKPVQRRIMHSMRELEDGRYNKVANVVGNTMKYHPHGDASITDAMVQIGQKDLLIDTQGNWGNIFTGDSAAAARYIEARLTPFALEVVFNPKTTVWAKSYDGRNNEPVDLPVKFPLLLASGVEGIGVGLSTKIMPHNFNELIDASIAHLKGKKFQIFPDFITGGMLDVSNYNDGERGGRIRARARIIQKDKNTLCITELPFGKNTSDLIDSIIKANEKGKIKIKKIEDNTSDKVEINIHLNNDVSPDKTIDALYAFTDCEIPISPNACVIVGNKPMFLTVSEILRQNTDHTVSLLKKELQIELHELQENWHFSSLERIFIENRIYHDIEEVKSWDEVIATIDAGLKPHTTHLLRPVTEEDILRLTEIRIKRISRFDLDKFKENILALEGKIEQVKYNLEHLIPYAITYFTNIQKKYGKDKERKTELRIFDTIDASKVAVANEKFYVNREEGFIGTALKKDEYVFDCSDIDDIITFQKDGTMKVVKVEAKTFIGKNIAHVAVWKKNDKRTVYNMIYREGKDGPYYMKRFSVTGVTRNTDYKLASDKKGSEMLYFSANPNGEAEKVTVLLKPNARVRKNKIDIDFSDLGIKGRDSKGNLVTKYTVKKVDLKEEGHSTLAPRKIWFDDTIRRLNADARGTLLGTFKGDDKILTINAQGEAKLISFDLSNRFDDEYLILEKWNPDQPVTCIYFDGEKQIYFIKRFLLENTTNVQHFMPSDHPKSFVENVLVANNTTAEIIFAKEKGKEKEPETVNIDEFISIKGIKAIGNQFIKDKVKSINITIPEPEEEIHDGFDVVETTEGHISFIDEDVKDEDFPEEGMIGDLFDLDE; this comes from the coding sequence ATGGAAGAGCAAGAAAATCATCAGGAAGAATCCCTGAGAAAAGTTTCCGGTCTGTACAAGGACTGGTTTTTAGATTATGCGTCTTATGTAATTTTAGACCGGGCCATTCCTTCTATTTTTGATGGATTTAAACCCGTACAACGACGAATCATGCACTCTATGCGGGAGTTGGAAGATGGTCGGTACAACAAGGTGGCAAACGTTGTGGGGAATACCATGAAGTATCATCCACACGGTGATGCCTCGATTACCGACGCCATGGTTCAGATCGGTCAGAAAGATTTATTAATTGATACACAGGGAAACTGGGGAAATATCTTTACCGGTGATTCTGCCGCGGCGGCCCGATACATAGAAGCGCGTTTAACTCCTTTTGCCTTGGAAGTTGTCTTTAATCCAAAAACAACAGTTTGGGCAAAATCCTATGATGGCAGAAATAATGAACCGGTTGATTTACCAGTGAAATTCCCATTGCTTTTAGCCTCCGGGGTTGAAGGAATTGGAGTTGGGCTTTCGACGAAAATTATGCCGCATAATTTTAATGAACTTATTGATGCTTCCATTGCGCATTTGAAAGGGAAGAAATTTCAGATATTTCCGGATTTTATTACCGGAGGAATGCTTGATGTTTCTAATTATAATGACGGGGAACGTGGTGGAAGAATCCGCGCAAGAGCCAGAATTATTCAGAAAGATAAAAATACCCTTTGTATTACAGAACTTCCTTTTGGAAAAAACACGAGTGATTTAATTGATTCTATTATCAAAGCCAACGAAAAAGGCAAGATTAAAATCAAGAAAATTGAAGATAATACTTCTGATAAAGTTGAGATCAACATCCATCTTAATAATGATGTGTCGCCCGATAAAACGATTGATGCATTATATGCCTTTACAGATTGCGAAATTCCGATCTCGCCCAATGCATGCGTTATTGTTGGAAACAAGCCAATGTTCCTGACTGTTTCGGAAATTCTGAGACAAAACACCGACCACACAGTTTCCTTATTAAAGAAGGAACTTCAGATTGAATTGCACGAATTGCAGGAGAACTGGCATTTTTCTTCTTTGGAAAGAATATTTATTGAAAATAGAATTTATCACGACATAGAGGAAGTAAAATCTTGGGATGAAGTGATCGCGACGATTGATGCAGGTTTAAAACCACATACAACACATCTTTTAAGACCGGTCACAGAAGAAGATATTCTGAGATTAACAGAAATTCGGATTAAAAGAATTTCGCGTTTTGACCTTGATAAATTTAAAGAAAACATTCTGGCACTCGAAGGGAAAATCGAGCAGGTTAAATATAATCTGGAACATTTGATTCCTTATGCAATAACTTATTTCACGAATATTCAGAAAAAATACGGTAAAGACAAAGAGCGAAAAACAGAGCTCCGAATATTTGATACCATCGATGCTTCGAAAGTAGCGGTAGCCAACGAAAAATTCTATGTAAACCGTGAAGAAGGCTTTATAGGAACCGCTTTGAAGAAGGACGAGTATGTATTTGACTGCTCCGATATTGATGATATCATTACCTTCCAAAAAGATGGAACCATGAAAGTGGTAAAAGTGGAAGCTAAAACTTTTATTGGAAAAAACATTGCACACGTCGCCGTTTGGAAGAAAAATGATAAACGTACGGTTTATAATATGATTTATCGTGAAGGTAAAGATGGACCTTACTATATGAAACGGTTTTCCGTAACAGGCGTTACCAGAAATACCGATTACAAATTAGCATCAGATAAAAAAGGTTCTGAAATGCTTTATTTCTCCGCAAATCCAAACGGGGAAGCTGAGAAAGTCACCGTTTTACTGAAACCAAATGCGCGTGTTCGAAAAAATAAAATAGATATAGATTTCTCTGACTTGGGAATTAAAGGTCGCGATTCTAAAGGGAATTTGGTCACCAAATACACGGTTAAAAAAGTAGACTTAAAAGAAGAAGGTCATTCTACTTTAGCGCCAAGAAAAATTTGGTTTGATGATACCATTAGACGATTAAATGCTGATGCCAGAGGAACGTTACTCGGAACTTTTAAAGGTGATGATAAAATCCTGACCATTAATGCACAAGGCGAAGCGAAGTTGATTAGTTTTGACCTAAGCAACCGTTTTGATGACGAATATTTAATTCTTGAAAAATGGAATCCAGATCAGCCGGTCACCTGTATTTATTTCGATGGGGAAAAGCAGATTTACTTTATTAAAAGATTCCTGCTGGAAAATACCACGAATGTTCAACATTTCATGCCGTCTGATCATCCCAAATCGTTTGTAGAAAATGTCTTGGTAGCGAACAATACAACGGCAGAAATTATTTTTGCAAAAGAAAAAGGCAAGGAGAAAGAGCCTGAAACCGTTAATATTGATGAATTCATTTCTATTAAAGGAATAAAAGCAATCGGTAATCAATTTATAAAGGACAAAGTAAAATCAATTAACATTACGATTCCTGAGCCTGAAGAAGAAATCCATGACGGTTTCGATGTGGTTGAAACAACGGAAGGACATATCAGTTTTATTGATGAAGATGTGAAAGACGAAGATTTCCCGGAAGAAGGAATGATTGGTGATTTGTTCGATCTTGACGAATAA
- a CDS encoding DNA topoisomerase IV subunit B encodes MSENIPVNYSEDNIRTLDWQEHIRLRPGMYIGKLGDGSSADDGIYILLKEIIDNSVDEFVMKSGKRIEIKIDEGKATIRDYGRGIPLGKVVDAVSKMNTGGKYDSKAFKKSVGLNGVGTKAVNALSEFFKVKSIRDGKSKIAEFSKGLITEDFKETESTERNGTEITFIPDTSIFTHFKFRKEYIEKMLKNYCYLNPGLKIVFNGETFFSENGLKDLLQEEIEGEIIYPIIHLKDDDIEVAITHSDKSQSETYFSFVNGQNTTQGGTHLNAFREAYVKTIREYFNKNFEAADIRKSIIAAVAIKVIEPVFESQTKTKLGSNEIEPGKETVRTFITNFLKNKLDNFLHQNSEIAEAIHRKIIISERERKELSGIQKLARERAKKVSLHNKKLRDCRQHYNDQKALRKSETMIFITEGDSASGSITKSRDVETQSVFSLKGKPLNCYGLTKRVVYENEEFNLLQAALNIEDSLEDLRYNHVIIATDADVDGMHIRLLMITFFLQFFPDLIKNGHLYILQTPLFRVRNKKETRYCYSEAERLKALDELGKNPEITRFKGLGEISPDEFKHFIGKDIRLEPVVLGKDQTIDQLLEFYMGKNTPDRQMFILENLVIEDPLIDKKEELAETE; translated from the coding sequence ATGAGCGAAAATATACCCGTAAATTATTCCGAAGATAACATTAGAACTCTCGACTGGCAAGAACATATCCGGCTTCGACCGGGAATGTATATTGGTAAATTAGGAGATGGTTCTTCAGCTGATGACGGAATTTATATTTTGCTTAAAGAGATCATCGATAATTCCGTGGATGAATTTGTGATGAAATCCGGAAAACGCATCGAGATCAAAATTGATGAAGGCAAAGCCACGATTCGTGATTATGGTCGTGGAATTCCTTTAGGAAAAGTAGTAGATGCCGTTTCTAAAATGAATACGGGAGGAAAATATGATTCCAAAGCCTTTAAAAAATCTGTGGGTTTAAATGGAGTAGGGACGAAAGCTGTAAATGCACTTTCAGAGTTTTTTAAAGTAAAATCGATTCGGGACGGGAAATCTAAGATCGCGGAGTTTTCGAAAGGATTAATTACAGAGGATTTTAAAGAAACAGAATCTACAGAACGCAACGGTACTGAAATTACCTTTATTCCCGACACTTCTATTTTTACGCATTTCAAGTTTAGAAAAGAGTACATCGAAAAGATGCTCAAAAACTATTGCTACCTGAATCCCGGGTTGAAGATTGTTTTTAATGGCGAAACCTTTTTCTCGGAAAACGGCCTAAAAGATTTGCTTCAGGAAGAAATTGAGGGCGAAATTATCTATCCAATTATTCATTTGAAAGATGATGATATTGAAGTAGCGATTACTCATTCTGATAAATCTCAATCTGAGACCTATTTTTCTTTCGTTAACGGTCAAAATACAACGCAGGGTGGAACGCATTTGAATGCTTTTCGAGAAGCGTATGTAAAAACCATCCGCGAATATTTTAATAAAAATTTTGAGGCTGCCGATATTAGAAAATCAATTATTGCCGCCGTTGCGATAAAAGTTATTGAACCCGTTTTTGAATCCCAGACCAAGACGAAACTGGGCTCCAACGAAATAGAACCCGGAAAGGAAACGGTCAGAACTTTTATCACCAACTTCTTAAAAAATAAACTGGATAACTTTCTTCATCAGAATTCGGAAATTGCAGAAGCCATTCACCGTAAAATTATTATTTCGGAGAGGGAAAGAAAGGAACTTTCCGGAATTCAAAAACTAGCCCGTGAACGCGCAAAGAAAGTTTCGCTTCATAATAAAAAACTTCGTGATTGCCGGCAGCATTACAATGATCAAAAAGCCCTAAGGAAATCGGAGACCATGATTTTCATTACGGAGGGAGATTCTGCATCAGGCTCCATCACTAAGTCACGGGATGTTGAAACACAATCTGTTTTTTCTTTGAAAGGAAAACCTCTAAACTGTTATGGTCTAACAAAAAGGGTGGTGTACGAAAATGAGGAATTTAATTTACTTCAGGCTGCTTTAAATATCGAAGATTCTTTGGAAGATCTTCGGTATAATCATGTCATCATCGCGACCGATGCTGATGTTGATGGAATGCACATTCGTCTGCTGATGATTACTTTTTTTCTGCAGTTTTTCCCTGATCTCATCAAGAACGGACATCTTTATATTTTACAAACGCCTTTGTTCCGTGTTCGAAATAAAAAAGAAACGCGCTATTGTTATTCTGAAGCCGAGCGCTTAAAAGCTTTAGACGAACTGGGCAAAAATCCTGAAATCACGCGATTTAAAGGATTGGGAGAAATATCACCGGATGAGTTCAAACATTTTATTGGAAAAGATATTCGACTGGAACCGGTAGTTTTAGGAAAAGATCAAACAATTGACCAATTACTGGAGTTTTACATGGGCAAAAACACGCCGGATCGTCAAATGTTTATTCTTGAAAATCTGGTCATAGAAGATCCGCTTATTGATAAAAAGGAAGAACTTGCCGAGACCGAGTAA
- a CDS encoding NADPH-dependent FMN reductase, with protein MDTKKVAVIVGSLRKESFNRKVANEFIRLAPKSLELEIVEIKDLPFFSEDIENDPPQVWIDFKTKIAAADAILFVSPEYNRTIPGVLKNAMEIGARPPKQNSWKGKPGAVATVSPGLIGGLGANQTIREAAVSLNIPMMQQPEAYIGQIKDKLLEDGVTVNEKTEKFLKDFLEVFEKWVMQITK; from the coding sequence ATGGATACAAAGAAAGTTGCAGTTATAGTAGGAAGTTTACGCAAAGAATCATTTAACAGAAAAGTAGCAAATGAATTTATTCGTTTAGCGCCAAAAAGTCTGGAATTAGAAATTGTTGAGATTAAAGATCTTCCTTTTTTTAGTGAAGATATAGAAAATGATCCGCCTCAGGTATGGATTGATTTTAAAACAAAAATTGCCGCAGCTGACGCCATACTTTTTGTGTCTCCCGAATATAACAGAACTATTCCCGGCGTTCTTAAAAATGCAATGGAAATTGGCGCAAGACCTCCAAAACAAAATTCCTGGAAAGGTAAACCCGGCGCTGTTGCTACGGTTTCTCCAGGTTTAATCGGTGGTTTAGGTGCTAATCAAACAATTCGCGAGGCCGCAGTTTCTTTAAATATTCCGATGATGCAACAACCCGAAGCTTATATTGGACAGATAAAAGATAAATTGCTGGAAGACGGCGTTACCGTGAATGAAAAAACAGAGAAATTTTTAAAAGACTTTTTAGAAGTTTTTGAAAAGTGGGTGATGCAGATCACGAAATAA
- a CDS encoding T9SS-dependent choice-of-anchor J family protein, with translation MGDRDGDADTWEYLDATSNEVDSFQGYFAASFSWYFGAFTPDNTLTSPSITLPETGNLELTFKVAAGDEELYDEHYAVYVIPAAATFTGSETPVFEETLDAGYLSAAKVINVDVSEYKGQEVKLVFRHYDCTDIFYIGIDDVQITQSVLAVSDSQKSQVSVYPNPTSDFIRIQNVKELQNVRIFDMSGKIVKETSSSDIDVRNLSAGQYILNIYSGNEVISRKFIKK, from the coding sequence ATTGGTGACAGAGATGGTGATGCCGACACGTGGGAATATTTAGATGCAACTTCCAACGAGGTAGATTCTTTTCAGGGATATTTTGCAGCGTCATTTTCCTGGTATTTCGGCGCCTTTACTCCAGATAATACTTTGACAAGTCCATCCATTACCTTACCGGAAACAGGGAATTTAGAACTGACTTTTAAAGTTGCCGCCGGTGATGAAGAACTTTATGACGAGCATTATGCGGTGTACGTAATTCCGGCAGCTGCTACTTTTACAGGTTCCGAAACACCGGTCTTTGAAGAAACTTTGGATGCCGGGTATCTTTCAGCTGCGAAAGTGATTAATGTTGATGTATCTGAATACAAAGGTCAAGAAGTGAAATTAGTGTTCAGACATTATGACTGTACCGATATTTTCTATATCGGAATTGATGATGTGCAAATCACACAAAGTGTTCTGGCTGTTTCAGATTCTCAAAAGAGTCAGGTTTCGGTCTATCCAAACCCAACTTCAGATTTTATTAGAATTCAAAATGTAAAAGAGTTACAGAACGTTCGTATCTTCGATATGAGTGGGAAAATTGTTAAAGAAACTTCTTCCTCAGATATTGATGTTAGAAACCTTTCTGCAGGACAATACATTTTAAACATTTACAGTGGAAATGAGGTAATCTCCAGAAAATTTATTAAAAAATAA